ACTTTTCTTGGGTGATGGCGGACGTCAGCGATCTTCTTCGAAGTTCCATGACTAAGTTTTGAGCCGAAAGTCTCAAAACTTCCGAACGTCTGAAACGATTAGTTTCAGACGTTTTCATCACTGCCAAAAGTCTCGGTCTAAGCTGACTAGGTTCGCAAAATCTATTTCATATTTAAAAATAGTTTAATTATGTTCTGAGTCTCAGCCTTGCTGGGGCTTTTTCTTACACAAATGTAAGCTAACAAGTTAAAAATGAAAGCTAAGACGATGGTTTTGTTTCCTAAGATTCTGCTATACTAGAAACATGATTATTACGACATCTTTACGTGAAAATGAGACCTTGATTGCGCGTGCCCAAGAATTAGCTAGCGAACTAGGAGCTGACTATCAGCCGCGACGCAAGTTGTCTTTATCCAAATGTCTGGAACGATTTGGCCCCTTTTATCTTCTATATAAAGACAGATTGTCTTTTGTCAATTCGGATGCTAGTGAGTTGACCTTCCATCCAGATACGGCTGCTCTCAGGATTAAGGCCCCCCATGACGCTTTAGTCAGTCTTTTAGGTAAGTCTCCCAAATCTATTCTTGACACGACCATGGGTTTGGCTTCTGATAGCTTAGTGATGGCAGCAGTGGGAAATCAGGTGACTGCCCTTGAGAGTCAAGATGTGATTTTTCAGGTGGTTTCTCGTGGTCTTGCCTCTTATCAGACGGATGATAAGCAGCTTGAAAAAGCCATGCGTTCTATTAAAGCTATTAAGAGCGATAGCTTGTCTTTTTTGAAAGCTAAAGCTGACAATTCCTTTGATATCATCTATGCCGATCCTATGTTTTCAGAAATCATCAAGGAATCGGAAAATCTAGAGGCTATCAAGCCTCTGGCCAATGGTAGCCGTCTGACAGAAGAATGGCTAAAAGAATCTAAACGTGTTGCACGGGAAAAAATTATCATCAAGGCACATTTTCGAGATACCGTTTTTGAAGAACTTGGTTTTGAACGCCAGGTTCGGCCCAATCAAAAGTTGCATTATGGTGTCATGGATGTAAGAGAGGGTCATTGACAGTGGAAATTAAAAGTATTACAATTGTTTTATCCATGTAGTACAAATAGAAAAGAGAGATTTATGCGAAAGAAAATCAGTCCAAAGTTATTTAAAAATAAAAAAAGAGTTTGGATCATTGGAGGAATTGGCTTCCTTGTCCTTTTGGTCCTAGGCTTTAACCTTTTTGCAGGTGGTGGCAAGAATGATAAGGCTTCTGAGTCCCCTACAGCAAGTAAGGTAACTAAGGGGCAGCTAGCCTCGTCGACCCTTCTGACTGGCATGGTGAAGGCTCAGTCGGAACAGTATGTTTATTTTGACAATACCATTGGACGCAATGCCACTGTGACAGTCTCTGTTGGTGAGGAAGTTAGCGTCGGTCAGCAACTGGTCCAATACGATAGCACCTCAGCCCAAGCGGCTTATGATACGGCTAGTCGTGCCTACAATAAGGCAGTTCGTGACCGTAATTATTTCCAACAGTATGGGACGGCTCCTGCGGCTTCAGCACAAACAAGTAGTGATTCGGATGAGGATGATTCGACAACTATCGTTAGCCCTCAGCAGCGTCAGCAAACCGAGGCAAGTAATTACCAAACCTTGCAAGATTATAATGATGCCATTGCCAATGCAGCATCAGAGCTAGAAAAGGCACAAGATGTTCTCAACCAAACAGTCATTGTTTCAGATGCTAATGGGACAGTCGTAGAAGTCGCGGACTCTGTGGACCCTGCTTCAAAAGAGAGCCAAACCCTAGTTCATGTGACAAGTGAAGGCCAATTTGAGATTCAAGGGACCTTAACAGAATATGACATTCCAAATATTTCAGTAGGTCAGAAGGTTAAGATTACTTCTAAAGTCTACCCAGATCAAACTTGGACAGGTAAAGTCAGCTACGTTTCCAATTATCCTAAGCAAAATGCCAGTCAGTCAACGGGGACATCTGGCAATTCAGGTCAGTCAGGTTCCCAGTATGAATATAAGGTTCAGTTGACCAGTCCTATCGGCAAACTTAAGCAAGGTTTTAATGTATCTCTTGAAGTGACAAAGGATGATGATGCCTTGTTAGTTCCAGTAACTGCTGTGAGCAAGAAAGGCTCTGACAACTATGTCTGGGTTTACGATGACGAGACTCAGAAAATCAAGCAAGTTAAGGTCAAACTTGGTAATGCAGATGGCAAGCAACAAGAAATTGCATCAGGACTTAAAGAGGGTCAAAAGGTCATCACCAAGGCCGAAAAATCCTTTAAGGATGGCGAGACCTTAAAGGATGTGACGGATGCTGATAGCAAAAAATCAAAAGACACTAGTGGAGAAGAGGTGAAGTCTAGTGACTAAGCCAGCTCTTATGGTTTTAAAAGGCATCACCAAGTCTTTCAAAAATGGTCAAGAGTCCTTGCAGGTACTCAAGGGTATTGATTTATCGGTTGAAGAAGGTGACTTTGTGGCTATCATGGGTCCTTCTGGTTCAGGGAAATCAACCCTCATGAATATTATCGGACTCCTTGATCAACCGACTACAGGTTCCTATCAACTTGAGGGGGAAGATGTGGATGACCTCTCCGAAAATCGATTAGCCAAGGTGCGAAATGACCAGATTGGCTTTATCTTTCAACAATTTTTTCTCTTGCCAAAGTTAAGTGCCCAAAAGAATGTAGAGCTTCCCTTGATTTATGCAGGGAAATCTCCACGTGAACGTAAGCAAAGGGCACAACAATTCTTGGAAAAAGTTGGCTTGTCAGACCGTAGCCATCACCTACCATCGGAGCTGTCTGGTGGACAAAAGCAGAGGGTGGCTATTGCGCGTGCCCTATCTAATGACCCAGCAATCATTTTGGCGGACGAGCCTACGGGTGCTCTTGATACCAAGACGGGGATGCAGATTATGGAGCTCTTAACCCAGCTGAATCGTGAAGGAAAGACTATCATCATGGTTACCCATGAGCCAGAGATTGCAGACTATGCCCGACGTAAGATTGTCATCCGTGATGGGGAGATTACCCAGGATACAACTGATAGCGTTCGGATTGACTAGGAGGTAAGAATGGAAAATTGGAAATTTGCTCTTAGTTCTATTCGTTCACACAAGATGAGGTCCTTCCTGACCATGTTGGGAATCATCATTGGTGTTGCCGCGGTAGTACTTATCATGGGGCTAGGAAATGGAATGCGTCAGAGTGTTACCGATAGTGTGACTGGTGACAAGGATACAGTTCAAGTCTACTATGAAGCCAAGGGTGAGGAGCTAGATCCTGCTTATGCAGATTTGGCACAACCTACCAAACCGGTTAAAGAAGTTTGGTTAGAGCAAGTGGCTAAGCAGACGCCAGGTATCGATAGTTATTTTGTGACCAACAGCCTAACTTCCTCGATCTCCCTCCAAAAAAAGACCGTGAAGAATGTTAATATCACAGGTGCCAGTCAGGGCTACTTTAAAGCCAAAAAGTTAGAAATGTTGACAGGACGTTCCTTGCAAGACAATGATTATAAAAACTTTTCACGAGTTATTGTCATTGATCAGATGGTGGCTAAAAAACTCTTTGAGACGAATGAGGATGCCCTTAACCAAGTGGTTACTATTGGGAACAATGATTATCGTGTGATTGGTGTTTATAAGAATAAAGACACAGCAATCGGTGCCTACGGCGAAATTGGAACAGCTCTTGTGGCCAATACCCAGCTAGCGGCTGAAAATAACACTGACGCTATTGGTCAAATTTTTTTCCATGTGACCGATGTGAAAAATAGTAGTAGCGTTGCTAAGGATGCTGCTAAACGCTTGACCCAGTTGTCCCAAGATGACAATGGAGAGTACAAGGCGGCAGATATGAGTTCAGCCTTAGATCAGGTCAACACGATCTTTGGAACCATAACCACTGTTGTTGGTGCCATTGCTGGGATTTCATTATTAGTTGGTGGGATTGGTGTTATGAATATCATGCTGGTTTCGGTAACTGAGCGGACACGAGAGATTGGCCTTCGTAAAGCTTTAGGCGCCACACGTCGTAAAATCTTGACTCAGTTTTTAATTGAATCGATGGTCCTTACCATCCTGGGTGGTTTGATTGGTCTAGGTTTTGCGGCCCTTGTAGTTGGACCAATTGGGAGTGCAATGGATCTTAAAGCAACGGTCTCTCTTGGCGTAGCCATGGGAAGCATAGCCTTCTCAGCAAGCGTAGGAATCATTTTTGGCCTCCTGCCGGCTAATAAGGCTTCAAAACTCGACCCTATCGAAGCTCTTAGATATGATTAGAAATGACCTCTTGAAATCTTTGGATTTTAAGAGGTTTTATGGTGTTCAAAAAAAGATAGAGAAAAAATCAAAAAAAGTTGTATTTTTTTCTTGACGTCTGATATAGGTCATGGTATTATATATGAGGTTTGAAAAAACTGACCTAAGACAGTTGGGGAGCTAGACTCGTAAACATCCAACCGAGGCACAAAACGTAACTATTTTTTTGTAACGTATTGTACTTTCGTGTCTAGGTTTAGGTACGTTTTTTTTGTGCCTAGCCCAAAAATAAAAACGGAGGTAAAACTACTAATGAGTGAAGCTATTATTGCTAAGAAAGCTGAACAGGTTGCTATCGTCGCTGAGAAAATGAAAGCAGCAGCATCTATCGTTGTTGTTGACTCTCGTGGACTTACAGTTGACCAAGATACAGTTCTTCGTCGTAATCTTCGTGAATCAGGCGTTGAATTTAAAGTTATCAAAAACTCTATCTTGAGCCGTGCAGCTGAAGAAGCAGGTCTTGAAGACCTTAAAGAACTTTTTGTTGGTCCATCTGCAGTAGCATTCTCAAACGAAGATGTTATCGCACCAGCAAAAGTTATTAGCGAATTTGCTAAAGACGCAGAAGCTCTTGAAATCAAAGGTGGTGTTGTTGACGGCGCGTTCACTTCAGTCGAAGAAATCAACGCTCTTGCATCACTTCCAAACAAAGAAGGTATGCTTTCTATGCTCCTTTCTGTACTTCAAGCGCCAGTGCGCAACGTTGCATACGCTGTCAAAGCGGTTGCAGAAAGCAAAGAAGACGGTGCTGCATAAGCCCATCTTCACAACTCGTAGCCTAAGCTACGTTTAAAACACTATATTAAAAAACACATTTGGAGGAAATCACAATGGCATTGAACATTGAAAACATTATTGCTGAAATTAAAGAAGCTTCAATCCTTGAATTGAACGACCTTGTAAAAGCTATCGAAGAAGAGTTTGGCGTAAC
The DNA window shown above is from Streptococcus salivarius and carries:
- a CDS encoding class I SAM-dependent methyltransferase; its protein translation is MIITTSLRENETLIARAQELASELGADYQPRRKLSLSKCLERFGPFYLLYKDRLSFVNSDASELTFHPDTAALRIKAPHDALVSLLGKSPKSILDTTMGLASDSLVMAAVGNQVTALESQDVIFQVVSRGLASYQTDDKQLEKAMRSIKAIKSDSLSFLKAKADNSFDIIYADPMFSEIIKESENLEAIKPLANGSRLTEEWLKESKRVAREKIIIKAHFRDTVFEELGFERQVRPNQKLHYGVMDVREGH
- a CDS encoding efflux RND transporter periplasmic adaptor subunit — encoded protein: MRKKISPKLFKNKKRVWIIGGIGFLVLLVLGFNLFAGGGKNDKASESPTASKVTKGQLASSTLLTGMVKAQSEQYVYFDNTIGRNATVTVSVGEEVSVGQQLVQYDSTSAQAAYDTASRAYNKAVRDRNYFQQYGTAPAASAQTSSDSDEDDSTTIVSPQQRQQTEASNYQTLQDYNDAIANAASELEKAQDVLNQTVIVSDANGTVVEVADSVDPASKESQTLVHVTSEGQFEIQGTLTEYDIPNISVGQKVKITSKVYPDQTWTGKVSYVSNYPKQNASQSTGTSGNSGQSGSQYEYKVQLTSPIGKLKQGFNVSLEVTKDDDALLVPVTAVSKKGSDNYVWVYDDETQKIKQVKVKLGNADGKQQEIASGLKEGQKVITKAEKSFKDGETLKDVTDADSKKSKDTSGEEVKSSD
- a CDS encoding ABC transporter ATP-binding protein; its protein translation is MVLKGITKSFKNGQESLQVLKGIDLSVEEGDFVAIMGPSGSGKSTLMNIIGLLDQPTTGSYQLEGEDVDDLSENRLAKVRNDQIGFIFQQFFLLPKLSAQKNVELPLIYAGKSPRERKQRAQQFLEKVGLSDRSHHLPSELSGGQKQRVAIARALSNDPAIILADEPTGALDTKTGMQIMELLTQLNREGKTIIMVTHEPEIADYARRKIVIRDGEITQDTTDSVRID
- a CDS encoding ABC transporter permease → MENWKFALSSIRSHKMRSFLTMLGIIIGVAAVVLIMGLGNGMRQSVTDSVTGDKDTVQVYYEAKGEELDPAYADLAQPTKPVKEVWLEQVAKQTPGIDSYFVTNSLTSSISLQKKTVKNVNITGASQGYFKAKKLEMLTGRSLQDNDYKNFSRVIVIDQMVAKKLFETNEDALNQVVTIGNNDYRVIGVYKNKDTAIGAYGEIGTALVANTQLAAENNTDAIGQIFFHVTDVKNSSSVAKDAAKRLTQLSQDDNGEYKAADMSSALDQVNTIFGTITTVVGAIAGISLLVGGIGVMNIMLVSVTERTREIGLRKALGATRRKILTQFLIESMVLTILGGLIGLGFAALVVGPIGSAMDLKATVSLGVAMGSIAFSASVGIIFGLLPANKASKLDPIEALRYD
- the rplJ gene encoding 50S ribosomal protein L10; this encodes MSEAIIAKKAEQVAIVAEKMKAAASIVVVDSRGLTVDQDTVLRRNLRESGVEFKVIKNSILSRAAEEAGLEDLKELFVGPSAVAFSNEDVIAPAKVISEFAKDAEALEIKGGVVDGAFTSVEEINALASLPNKEGMLSMLLSVLQAPVRNVAYAVKAVAESKEDGAA